The proteins below come from a single Armatimonadota bacterium genomic window:
- a CDS encoding ferritin family protein: MDVLKIMETAIRAEVEAKALYLRGEQAAATEDARALFRRLAAEEERHRELLLDLYQKLAGKAYAEAEW, from the coding sequence ATGGACGTGCTCAAGATCATGGAGACCGCGATCCGCGCCGAGGTCGAGGCCAAAGCGCTCTACCTGCGGGGGGAGCAAGCCGCCGCTACCGAGGACGCGCGCGCCCTGTTCCGCCGCCTCGCCGCCGAAGAGGAGCGGCACCGGGAGCTCCTGCTCGACCTGTACCAGAAACTGGCGGGCAAGGCCTACGCCGAGGCGGAATGGTAA